Sequence from the Nitrospinaceae bacterium genome:
TGAAAAAACGTAAGCCATTGCATCGAAAGCCCAGACCGTGGGTGAATTCCAGGTGCAAGGATTCCAGTTCCACCTTCAATCCCGTCGCTTTCGACAGTTCAGCGGCGATGGGTTCGCGGAACCGATCCAGATCGACAAAAGTGATCAATAACAAGCCGAATCCTAATAACAGCAGGAGGCACAAAATCGATCCCAGAGAAATTTTTAGAAAGGTTTTCACTCTTTTTGGACCGTTGGTTCGGCGGCGTTGGAGAGGCGGTCAAAGCATTCCGGATGGAACGTTGCCTATAAAATAGCACGAACGCCCAATTTAAGTAAACATTCGTATTTTCAGTATGTTATGATTCATGAAACCACAACAAAGAAAACACTATTTGATGGGATTTTCCGGTAAAATTCGCGGCTTCGCTCTGTTGTTTATTATCATGGCCTTCCTGATCTGGGTGGTCAGCGGGGAGAACCTTTCCAGGTTTTCCAATTCGATGAAGGGCAAAAAAGATCAGCCATTAAAAGCCGAAGATTTTGAATTTACCGAAGTATCCCGCCGGGACATTCACCAGAAGGTGTTGGCCACGGGGACGGTGAGCCTCAAGACAGGCGCCGAAGTAAAAATCGGGGCCAGGATTTCCGGCAAGTTGGAAAAGCTGATGGTCAAAATCGGAGATCGGGTCAAGGCAGGGGACCTGATCGCGATGATCGAACACGAAGATCTCCTGGCGCGTGTGTCCAAGTTTCAGGCGGATTTAAAGTCAGAAAAGGCCCGGCTGAGGAAGGTTCGTATGGAAGGGCCACTTGAAATCAGAAAGGACAAGGCTTCCCTGGAAGAGATCACTGTCCAGTTGAACCTGGCGAAAAAGACCCTGGAACGGAACCTCGACCTGCGTGAAAAAGGTTTTGTCTCGGCCTCGGCGGTGGATGAAGCGGAAGAAAAAGTGGAGGTGCTGGAGGCCAAGATCAAACTGGCACAGGAAGAATTGAGTCTTCAGGAAGCGAAACTTGGAAATGACATCCGCCTTGCAGAGGCCGGTGTGGAAAAGGCGGAAGCCAACCTGAGGGAGGAGGAGGTTCAACTCTCCTACGCGGAAATCACAGCCCCAATTGATGGCGTCGTGGCGTTCATTTCCACTCAGGAAGGAGAAACTGTAGTCGCCAGTTTAAGTGCTCCGACCTTTGTGACCCTCATCGATCTGGTAAAATTGGAAGTGACGGTTTTCGTGGACGAGACGGATATCGGACAAATACAAACCGGCCAGAAGGCGGTTTTCACGGTAGATGCCTATTCGGATAAATTTTTTTCCGGCGTGGTTCGGGACATTCACCCGAAAGCCGTGATCAAGGACAACGTGGTCAACTATGAAGTGATACTGGAGATCGATCCTAAGAATATTTCTCTATTGCGTCCTGAGATGACCGCCAATGTGGTAGTCACGACGGGAACCCGTCCGCAGGCGCTTTCTATCCCCAAAGAAGCGATTAAGAGAATGGGAAAAAAATATTTCGCCATTGTGGATGCAAACGGTGATTTGGCTGAAAAAGCCATTGAAACCGGATGGCGGGATGAAGGCTTCATTGAAATCGTCTCGGGTCTCAGCGAAAATGACAAAGTGGGCATTCCCATCA
This genomic interval carries:
- a CDS encoding RND transporter, with the translated sequence MKPQQRKHYLMGFSGKIRGFALLFIIMAFLIWVVSGENLSRFSNSMKGKKDQPLKAEDFEFTEVSRRDIHQKVLATGTVSLKTGAEVKIGARISGKLEKLMVKIGDRVKAGDLIAMIEHEDLLARVSKFQADLKSEKARLRKVRMEGPLEIRKDKASLEEITVQLNLAKKTLERNLDLREKGFVSASAVDEAEEKVEVLEAKIKLAQEELSLQEAKLGNDIRLAEAGVEKAEANLREEEVQLSYAEITAPIDGVVAFISTQEGETVVASLSAPTFVTLIDLVKLEVTVFVDETDIGQIQTGQKAVFTVDAYSDKFFSGVVRDIHPKAVIKDNVVNYEVILEIDPKNISLLRPEMTANVVVTTGTRPQALSIPKEAIKRMGKKYFAIVDANGDLAEKAIETGWRDEGFIEIVSGLSENDKVGIPIKSRGDERKGRGPRRR